TTTTCCATGTTAACCCAAGCCCAGAAACCTGTGTGAAGAGTATGAAGCTAAGGGAAGAAAGAGGCAGGTGCTAAGTAATTGGCACAGCATCAGGGTCCCCACCTACCTTGGGGATCAGGCAGGGCTATGGGATACAGGCTTCTCAGAGTGGCTGTTGGGCTCTGGCAGGGTTCACAGGGTCTGGGAGAATGGTGGAGGATGAATGCTATGAACACAGATGGCAGGAGTCCCTGTGCCTGGGGCAGGGACTCAAGGTGACTGGGGATTAAATGGAGAGCAGGTGGTCCATCtagagagaagaagagagcagGAGCTCACTCCTTCACTTCCCTCCCCATGTCCCCTGCTGCTTCACTCACCTAGGGCCTGGGACTCTCCAATGGCTGTGGGGCCCAACTCCATGGGGTAAACGCTGTCCAGGGGGTTGTCTTTGCATGGGCCATCTTTGGGCCTGAGCACCAGAATCAGAGGCCAGGAGGTTGGAAGAGTGACCCCAAGCAAGGGACCCAGGAACTGCTTCCCCATAGCATGAAGCCCAGCTGTAGTTCTGCATTAAAGCATTCTCTCTGGCTCCTTCTTGCCCCCACCTGGGAGGAGCCCATGGGCCCCAGGATTCACTTGGGACCCACGCCCTCCAGGTCCCCTTCTCTCCAGTCCTGATGTTTCTTCCAAGCTCTGGTGTCATCCCAGCCTCCTGGCACCCTCCAGATGTTGGCATTGTTCATGTTCCATTGAGGACTGGATGTCCCCTGCCCCTGTCCAGTGGAAGCTTGCCTGCACTCCTTGCTGGTGGGGGCCTTGCTGCCCTTTATAACCCCAAGCCATCTCCCAGGGTCTTGCCACTTTGTTTGCAGTGTTCATGCTAGGCGAGTGTTCAAGTGGGGCCTAATTGGTGCCCTGCCCCTACCGGGGTGCCCTCTGCCCTgtttaaaatccaaaatctgcTGTCTCCttccactgctgagctacaccaccagcccttgCCACTTCCTTTGATGTCTCATCTGAATGTCAGTCACTGCCCTCAAGGCCACACCCTGGCAATGAGATGCAACTGCCACCCCTATGCAGTGCCCCTGACATGCCAAGCTCTGCCCACTTTTCTCTTCTGCCCACAGACCAAGGTCAAGGCCCTCTCAACTAGCATTTGGTACCCTGCCCCTGCTGGGGATCCAAACCCTGCTCTCTTCTTCCACTGGTTCAGAGCACTTCAAGGTCAAGCTATGTCAGACACGATACTGGATCCCAGCAAAGGGGCAGCCCTAGGTGGACCACGCTTAGTGTTATGTAACCTTCCTCCCAGATCACAGAGAACTGGATTTGGGGCATAAGAGCAGTCAGCACCACAGCTGGCCAGTGGCATGGAGGGCAAACGTGTGCTCAGACCAGCACTGGGGAACTTGAAGAGGGTGATAGAAGTGATATGGGCAGAGGAAGTAGTAGAGGGCTGAAAATTCAGGGGACAGAGAGCCTGGAGAGGCCTCCAGGGGCACAGCGGAGCATGAACTGTGGGAGTTGGTGAGAAAATAAGGCGAAGTCAAAGGTAAGGTAACCACCTGGTGGGCGAAGCTGAGGATGTGGCCAAGAAAGGCTGTtatggagggaggatgggagggtcATGCCCTGAATGCTGGTGAGAGCAAGGATTCACACCCTGGTCTTGCCTGGGAGGCCAAGATTTCTTTCCCAATGCCTCAGGTATCTCTCTGCACAAGGCTGAGGCCCCTGCCTAATTCCTCTGCAGCCCCAGCAGAATTCCGAGGAGTAGGAATCACTGAAGTAGCTCAGAAGGAAGAACCAGAACCCTCAGGGACTGGGTACTCAAGAGCCTACCAACTGCACCGGAGATTCCTCCTACAGTCCCAGGGGCATTGCTGGAGATGGAATCCTGGGAGCCGGTAGTAGCACCAGGCCAGGCCTGCCCCAGGGAGCAGAGGCAGTAGAAAGCTGAGGAGCATGGCTAGCAGGAAGGCATCCTTCTCTGCAGAGGACAAGGGCGCTGAGTCCTGAGCAGGTGCACCATCCCTGGCCCTATCTGCCAGCCCCACAACCCCACTGGCGTACTTTCAGGCTGCACAGGGCCGCTGTCCACACTACCACCAAAGCCTGGCTTGTCGCAGAAAGGTGGGGCCCAGCCAGGAGCACAGTGGCAGTTATGGTTGCTATTGCAAACCTGCAAAGGAGAAGAGGAGTGAAGGAGGGTCACCAGGGATCGGGGACCCCAAGGTCACCTCCACCCCTCAGGCTACTCACCCCTCGGTTGTGGCAGGCAATCAGGCAGCCCTCCAGCTCCTGGAAGGTAGCATTCTGGCAGTGCCTGTCCTGACACACCTATGGGCAATGTACCAACTGGGCAATGAGTGGGGGGAACTTTGGTTTGCAGGACTCAAGTGGCCAGGAGGTGGTGGGATGGGCAGGGCTCACCATTCTAGGTCCACACTGGGTTCCCGCCTCTACTAGGCCCAAGTCAAGTAAGTCCAGTTGGGTTTCTGGAAGTGCAAAGGCTCCACGACAGGCCACCTCACCACCCTCCAAGGGAACCATGGAGTCCATGGGCACAATGTGTGGCACCCGTGGACTTGGATCCCCACCTTGGCACTGCAGCTTCCCACACTGAGCATCCCTGGGGAGGAAGTGGAGGATGGTCAGCAGCGTGGAGTGTCCCTCTTCCCACAATTTACTTCGCAGCTTTGGTTGCTCCACTCCACTCCTCACTTCTGTGCACAAGGCAGGAAACGGCCCTCGCTGTCCTGGCCACAGTTCCCATGGGCATCTCCTGCAGAGTTCACCACCTGGAAACAGGCCTCTGGGGCTGGGTGGGACCCTGAAGAAGAATGGGCAGGACTGGGGCAGCCTGGACAGGGCTGGCAATCAGGTTGCCTCAGTACCTCTGCCCTGTATCATCCCCACAGTGGACAACTGGGCAGAGTCCAGGAGGGATCAGGGTGAGGGCGCACACATGGTCTCACCAGGCCCCCAGAGCTGCTGGCACTGCTGCTCCAGCGTGGGACATGCGCCGTCCTGGCAGTAGCCTCTGCCATTGGCGCAGGGCGAGCCATCCAGTAGGTAAATGTCCGGGGGACAGTGTGGGGAGGTGCCCGTGCAGAATTCCGGGAGGTCACAGTGGCCCGCAGCCGGGCGGCACGGCGTGCCTGCTGGCTTCAGCTGCCGTAGGTAACACAGTTAGGGAAGCGCAGAGAGACACTAGACCGTCAGAGGACCATGCCAAGAACTCGGCTCAGAGTGGAGGACCCGGCAGGAGATCCAAGGGGACTCAGACAGCCAAGCCCTCTGCACCCAGTAGGAGAAGCAGAGGGTACTAATTAGCCAAGACCTACTGGCCCGCCAAGCGCCCCAAGTGGTCATTCCTGGGCTTTCCATTCTCTCACCAGGCAGCGCGCGCAACAGTCACCGTGGGCACACTGGGTCCCTGCACGCAGCGAACAGTTATGCGCGATGCAGCAGGGGTCAGGGCACTCCTGGGATTAGAAAGGTGAGAATGGAACAGTGAGGGCACAGCGCCCCATACCTCGGGGGAGGGGACGAGCCGGGTCCAGCCTTGGTCCCGCAAGGCCAGGCAAGAGAACCTGACCTGGCTGGAGCCACAGTCGCACTCTTCGCCTGCCTCCACGAAACCGTTCCCGCAGCGCGCCGACGGCATCAGGAGCCTGGGATCCGGGGCATCCGAGAGGCACGAGCCACCTCCCTTTCGGAAGAAGGCGCGCAACTGGCGGCGGCTGCAGGAGCTGAACACATGCGGGAACGGATGCCTACGGACCGAGAAGGGTGTCCGACATGCGAGGATCAACCCCACAAAAGCCGACTGGAGTTGGATTCTTACCCCTAGAGTTAGCCACACAGCCGCCAGATTCGCCAGATGCGCGAACATCTCCTGATCAGTGGGAGGCCTAAATCCTCCAGGGTCTGAGTTCAGAAAAGGGAAACCACTTGGGTCATTTGGCGGGAGCCCGATTCGGGAGAGTGTGACGCCAAGAGTGGGTAAGCCAAGGACTCATGGTGGAATAGCGACCCAGAGGTGCTATTCCAGAGTTGGAGTAAACTTGGTAGGTTATTCCAAAACTAATCTTTATATATTCCTGAGAAACCACTTTTCATTGAGGCCTCATAACCCCTAGGGCCAGGTAGTTATCATCATCCTCCAttatacagcaaaggaaactgagaGATAACCAAAGAAACGCAAAGAGAAACGTGCCCAGATCCAGCGGCTCCTGCCCTGCGCGCGTACCCAGTGGCCGCTGCCATCACGCAGCCGCCCTCGTCCGCCGAGGCCTCCACGCAGCAACCGTCCGCGTCATGGCTGAGGCCGAGGCTGTGGCCTATCTCGTGGGCCATGGTGGCCGCAGGGCCAATGGGGAGCTCCGAGTGGTCCTGGGAGAGTGTGGGGACATCATTGCGGGCCGTGATCCTGACTCCCAGTCGCTCTGCTCTCCTGGGTCCCTGGGAGGACTCACTGTGCTCACGCCTCCAGAACTTTCGACGCAGCACATGCCCTTGACGGGCGCCAGGCCCACAGTGGTACCCTGGAAGGTACGGCCCCTGAGGGTGGAGCGCGGCGTGACCCTGCGGGACCGTGAGTCGGGATCTCCCGGCCCGCGATCCGCATTAGAGTTAGGGGCGCCCACGTGAGCAACTGCGTGGAGTCGTGGGGCCGCCGAGTCCACAACCCCCGGCGCCACTGCAGGAAGGCCCAGAGCGTGGCGTTTGCGTCTGGCGTGATGGGGCTGTGGTCCTGCTCAGTCCACACTTCCAGGCCTGTCAGCACCACCCGAAGGTCCAGAGTCCTGAGAATCTGAGGGCGGAACGGCGGGATTGAGGGCGGGAACCAGGCACCAGTGTTTCTTGGTGGCTGCGACCCTCTCCTCCCGCTGTACACCATGCTGCCCTGTCCCCGCGATCCCCAACCTGGTCCACATAACTGGCGACCTGCAGTAGACGCTGTTTGGTGTGGTTCAAGTTCCGGTGCTGGATCAAGAACTGGGAGGGCAGAATTGCCCTGGAGTGAAGGCTGAGCTGGCCTCATGCCAGGCCCTGCCAAACCCCTTGGGTCTCCCCTCACCAGGGTGTGATCAGCCACTATGTACAGCTCCAGGTACCTCGGATTCCTGCGGTACTCTCGCCTCTCCTACAGAGGGACAAATAATGAAGCTAAGTGACAAGATGGATGCTGGGCTTAAGTCGTGACCACTGACCCCAATTTCCAGAaagaagagtttttaaattttgctagGATTTGTTTCTTCAGCCTCCGAGTTAAAATATCAGGACAGGTGGCCCTGGTCTGGGCCAACATTCCTGTCTCCTCTGAATTGGAGTACTACAGATACTGCATTCCCACTTCCAACTGGGTCTGTGTCCCTGACCCTGCTCTGGGGGGCAGGAAGAAGGCTAGCCATTTCTAGTTTGTCCTTGAGTTCCCTGTAGCCACAGGCCCCTTTCCAAGTGAGCGGTTGATCCACACGGAAGATCTTGTGGGTTGAGAGGTCCTCAGAATCCCCAGGTGGCCAAGGATGCAGATAGTAGCTGGCATTGCTGCTGAGCCTGATCAGGCCACTAGGGTACAGAGGGGTGCAGAGGGGGATGTGAGGGAGCTCTTATTTCAGCCCCATCCCAGTCCCCTCCCCCAGTGCTGCTCACCTCATCCCAGAGCAGGTGCTGAGGACTACCCAGGAGTGAGGGAAGCCTCTCACACGCCCATGGTAGTGACAATGATCCTGGAGAGGAAGGAACCCAACCCCACATCTCAGAcatggctgaagcaggaggagcaaagggagggaagagaggaaaactGGCTCCAACCTTCCTTAGGAATGGGAATTGGGGAATGAGGTAGGAATGGGGGGGGTACCTTAGgagcacatccccagcacccagcaccctgtCTTCAGAGCCCCTGGAAGCATCTCACCATGTGGCTGGGGACCAGCACCACTGGCTGCCCATCTGGGCTGTAGTGGGTTTCTGTGTATCCGGGGGCCAACAGCCTGCTGGGAAGGGGTGTTTTAGGAATCATGGAAATTAGCCCACCTCCTCAAAATTGCCCTCCACCATCCTCCCTGAATGCTAATTAAGCAGCTCTACAGGGTGTACCCAGTGTGTGTGTTAGGGAAGGGACAGGAGAGGCTGTGCATTGATTGTCCAGTTCAGAAAAACCCTGAGCTAGAGGGAGAAAGGTGAAGGTCAGGAAGGAGGTTTCATGGTGGCTTAGAAGTGGGAGGTGGGAGTATGGAAAGCACCAGGGAGGGACAGACAGAGGAAGGGTTTGTGGTCCTATGGGGCCTGCAGCAGGCAGCTGGATCTGTAGGTCAGAAGGGGAGGATTCTGGAGACACTGCTGCGGAGGTAAGACTGGGAGCCAAAGAAGTGTGGTAAACTCCCTGAGTACCCCTGCCTCTGCCTACCTTGTTGGCAATCTAGTCAACCCTCTTGCCTCCCTCCACCCTAAATTCTCCAAATCTCATCAAAAGGCCTCCAGACCCCACATGTCTCCCATCTGTCCCTCAGTGATGCTCACATCTTGCttccagaggaaaaagaaattccacCTGCCTATATCTGTTTCTGCCCTGACCACCTGAGTAGGCATCCCCCTCCCCACCTTCTCCAGACCCTATTCCATGAGGACAGatcaagcataagccaatcattcttctttaaaaaaaaaaaaaaaaaaatccttgattcCAACCTCACCTCAACCTCTTTACCTGCATTCTACCTCCAAACACCTGTCATTCCTGCTTTTCTTACTCCTAGTCATTCCTCTACTTTCTCCAGTTTTGCTCCCCTATTACATGTGCAcacaagtgtgcacacacacacacacacacacacacaccattaatGGGTAGGGACATTGAACCCCAAGGTAACTGTGGTTTGGCATGGTGGAATTAGAGTTTGTTCCCAGTCCATCTGACTCcattggggaaaataaaatatgtgtagaATGCTCAGAACAGTCAATGCAATGAAACTACTACTCACTAAGTGATATCTATTGAAAATATAGACTGAAGGGTTCCAAGACCCTGCACTCCATCTTGGACACCCAGCCCACTCAGCCAAGGGCACCATCCTGAGCCCCTCTCTGCCTGATTATTCACCAGCTCAAATTTTTTGGCTCTTCATATGCAGGACACAGCAGGAAATTGCCTTTGGTGATTGGCCCTATTGAGAGTCTCCACATTCATTTCCCCCTGCTTTCTTCCCTGCAGATGGAGACTGTCCAGAAAGTCCAAATTGCCACCCCTGAATGTGCTTTGACTCCTGTAGCCATTGAACCTTTGTCCCTGCCATCTCTTCTACCTGGAATGCTGTCCCATCTGTGGAATTCTAAGATTCTTCTGGCTCGGCATGTCCTGGGAATCCCCACTAGGTGGTGCTCATTCATCACCAGCAGGGAGCTGCCAAGCAGCTCCTGAGGTTGGGACACATGATATGCCCACAGCAGGGCTGACCCAGCTTCAACAGTCCACCTCAGTCTCTTCCTATCACCTGTACCCTTTCTGAGGCTCTCTCTCTAACTAGTTAGTTCCTGTCCCCAGGACTGATCCCCTCCAGAGAGACGGTCTGTTTTTGGTTCCCAAACACCCCTACCAGGTACTCACTGGTTCTTCTCCAGCTCAAGCAGGAGTTCCTGGCCTTCAGCCTCCAAGACCACCAGCCCTGAGTTGAGTTTCAAGATCTGGGCAAGAAGGAGTACAGGCTGTGATGGAGGCTCTGAGTCGCCAGCCTGCCAGGGAGCA
The Sciurus carolinensis chromosome 2, mSciCar1.2, whole genome shotgun sequence DNA segment above includes these coding regions:
- the Adam33 gene encoding disintegrin and metalloproteinase domain-containing protein 33 isoform X4 — its product is MSWGSPALSVMGWVSRRARGSLVLVLPLLLLLSPWPVPNALALPGNTCGEPVTPQWVLDGQPWHKVTLEEPILKLNSGLVVLEAEGQELLLELEKNHRLLAPGYTETHYSPDGQPVVLVPSHMDHCHYHGRVRGFPHSWVVLSTCSGMSGLIRLSSNASYYLHPWPPGDSEDLSTHKIFRVDQPLTWKGACGYRELKDKLEMASLLPAPQSRERREYRRNPRYLELYIVADHTLFLIQHRNLNHTKQRLLQVASYVDQILRTLDLRVVLTGLEVWTEQDHSPITPDANATLWAFLQWRRGLWTRRPHDSTQLLTGRTFQGTTVGLAPVKGMCCVESSGGVSTDHSELPIGPAATMAHEIGHSLGLSHDADGCCVEASADEGGCVMAAATGHPFPHVFSSCSRRQLRAFFRKGGGSCLSDAPDPRLLMPSARCGNGFVEAGEECDCGSSQECPDPCCIAHNCSLRAGTQCAHGDCCARCLLKPAGTPCRPAAGHCDLPEFCTGTSPHCPPDIYLLDGSPCANGRGYCQDGACPTLEQQCQQLWGPGSHPAPEACFQVVNSAGDAHGNCGQDSEGRFLPCAQKDAQCGKLQCQETQLDLLDLGLVEAGTQCGPRMVCQDRHCQNATFQELEGCLIACHNRGVCNSNHNCHCAPGWAPPFCDKPGFGGSVDSGPVQPEKKDAFLLAMLLSFLLPLLPGAGLAWCYYRLPGFHLQQCPWDCRRNLRCSWPKDGPCKDNPLDSVYPMELGPTAIGESQALAFILHHSPRPCEPCQSPTATLRSLYPIALPDPQAGSVQKPRSCVWGEVTPKMRIKDK
- the Adam33 gene encoding disintegrin and metalloproteinase domain-containing protein 33 isoform X2, which produces MSWGSPALSVMGWVSRRARGSLVLVLPLLLLLSPWPVPNALALPGNTCGEPVTPQWVLDGQPWHKVTLEEPILKLNSGLVVLEAEGQELLLELEKNHRLLAPGYTETHYSPDGQPVVLVPSHMDHCHYHGRVRGFPHSWVVLSTCSGMSGLIRLSSNASYYLHPWPPGDSEDLSTHKIFRVDQPLTWKGACGYRELKDKLEMASLLPAPQSRERREYRRNPRYLELYIVADHTLFLIQHRNLNHTKQRLLQVASYVDQILRTLDLRVVLTGLEVWTEQDHSPITPDANATLWAFLQWRRGLWTRRPHDSTQLLTGRTFQGTTVGLAPVKGMCCVESSGGVSTDHSELPIGPAATMAHEIGHSLGLSHDADGCCVEASADEGGCVMAAATGHPFPHVFSSCSRRQLRAFFRKGGGSCLSDAPDPRLLMPSARCGNGFVEAGEECDCGSSQECPDPCCIAHNCSLRAGTQCAHGDCCARCLLKPAGTPCRPAAGHCDLPEFCTGTSPHCPPDIYLLDGSPCANGRGYCQDGACPTLEQQCQQLWGPGSHPAPEACFQVVNSAGDAHGNCGQDSEGRFLPCAQKDAQCGKLQCQGGDPSPRVPHIVPMDSMVPLEGGEVACRGAFALPETQLDLLDLGLVEAGTQCGPRMVCQDRHCQNATFQELEGCLIACHNRGVCNSNHNCHCAPGWAPPFCDKPGFGGSVDSGPVQPEKKDAFLLAMLLSFLLPLLPGAGLAWCYYRLPGFHLQQCPWDCRRNLRCSWPKDGPCKDNPLDSVYPMELGPTAIGESQALAFILHHSPRPCEPCQSPTATLRSLYPIALPDPQGSVQKPRSCVWGEVTPKMRIKDK
- the Adam33 gene encoding disintegrin and metalloproteinase domain-containing protein 33 isoform X3; this translates as MSWGSPALSVMGWVSRRARGSLVLVLPLLLLLSPWPVPNALALPGNTCGEPVTPQWVLDGQPWHKVTLEEPILKLNSGLVVLEAEGQELLLELEKNQLLAPGYTETHYSPDGQPVVLVPSHMDHCHYHGRVRGFPHSWVVLSTCSGMSGLIRLSSNASYYLHPWPPGDSEDLSTHKIFRVDQPLTWKGACGYRELKDKLEMASLLPAPQSRERREYRRNPRYLELYIVADHTLFLIQHRNLNHTKQRLLQVASYVDQILRTLDLRVVLTGLEVWTEQDHSPITPDANATLWAFLQWRRGLWTRRPHDSTQLLTGRTFQGTTVGLAPVKGMCCVESSGGVSTDHSELPIGPAATMAHEIGHSLGLSHDADGCCVEASADEGGCVMAAATGHPFPHVFSSCSRRQLRAFFRKGGGSCLSDAPDPRLLMPSARCGNGFVEAGEECDCGSSQECPDPCCIAHNCSLRAGTQCAHGDCCARCLLKPAGTPCRPAAGHCDLPEFCTGTSPHCPPDIYLLDGSPCANGRGYCQDGACPTLEQQCQQLWGPGSHPAPEACFQVVNSAGDAHGNCGQDSEGRFLPCAQKDAQCGKLQCQGGDPSPRVPHIVPMDSMVPLEGGEVACRGAFALPETQLDLLDLGLVEAGTQCGPRMVCQDRHCQNATFQELEGCLIACHNRGVCNSNHNCHCAPGWAPPFCDKPGFGGSVDSGPVQPEKKDAFLLAMLLSFLLPLLPGAGLAWCYYRLPGFHLQQCPWDCRRNLRCSWPKDGPCKDNPLDSVYPMELGPTAIGESQALAFILHHSPRPCEPCQSPTATLRSLYPIALPDPQAGSVQKPRSCVWGEVTPKMRIKDK
- the Adam33 gene encoding disintegrin and metalloproteinase domain-containing protein 33 isoform X1 yields the protein MSWGSPALSVMGWVSRRARGSLVLVLPLLLLLSPWPVPNALALPGNTCGEPVTPQWVLDGQPWHKVTLEEPILKLNSGLVVLEAEGQELLLELEKNHRLLAPGYTETHYSPDGQPVVLVPSHMDHCHYHGRVRGFPHSWVVLSTCSGMSGLIRLSSNASYYLHPWPPGDSEDLSTHKIFRVDQPLTWKGACGYRELKDKLEMASLLPAPQSRERREYRRNPRYLELYIVADHTLFLIQHRNLNHTKQRLLQVASYVDQILRTLDLRVVLTGLEVWTEQDHSPITPDANATLWAFLQWRRGLWTRRPHDSTQLLTGRTFQGTTVGLAPVKGMCCVESSGGVSTDHSELPIGPAATMAHEIGHSLGLSHDADGCCVEASADEGGCVMAAATGHPFPHVFSSCSRRQLRAFFRKGGGSCLSDAPDPRLLMPSARCGNGFVEAGEECDCGSSQECPDPCCIAHNCSLRAGTQCAHGDCCARCLLKPAGTPCRPAAGHCDLPEFCTGTSPHCPPDIYLLDGSPCANGRGYCQDGACPTLEQQCQQLWGPGSHPAPEACFQVVNSAGDAHGNCGQDSEGRFLPCAQKDAQCGKLQCQGGDPSPRVPHIVPMDSMVPLEGGEVACRGAFALPETQLDLLDLGLVEAGTQCGPRMVCQDRHCQNATFQELEGCLIACHNRGVCNSNHNCHCAPGWAPPFCDKPGFGGSVDSGPVQPEKKDAFLLAMLLSFLLPLLPGAGLAWCYYRLPGFHLQQCPWDCRRNLRCSWPKDGPCKDNPLDSVYPMELGPTAIGESQALAFILHHSPRPCEPCQSPTATLRSLYPIALPDPQAGSVQKPRSCVWGEVTPKMRIKDK
- the Adam33 gene encoding disintegrin and metalloproteinase domain-containing protein 33 isoform X5 translates to MSWGSPALSVMGWVSRRARGSLVLVLPLLLLLSPWPVPNALALPGNTCGEPVTPQWVLDGQPWHKVTLEEPILKLNSGLVVLEAEGQELLLELEKNHRLLAPGYTETHYSPDGQPVVLVPSHMDHCHYHGRVRGFPHSWVVLSTCSGMSGLIRLSSNASYYLHPWPPGDSEDLSTHKIFRVDQPLTWKGACGYRELKDKLEMASLLPAPQSRERREYRRNPRYLELYIVADHTLFLIQHRNLNHTKQRLLQVASYVDQILRTLDLRVVLTGLEVWTEQDHSPITPDANATLWAFLQWRRGLWTRRPHDSTQLLTGRTFQGTTVGLAPVKGMCCVESSGGVSTDHSELPIGPAATMAHEIGHSLGLSHDADGCCVEASADEGGCVMAAATGHPFPHVFSSCSRRQLRAFFRKGGGSCLSDAPDPRLLMPSARCGNGFVEAGEECDCGSSQECPDPCCIAHNCSLRAGTQCAHGDCCARCLLKPAGTPCRPAAGHCDLPEFCTGTSPHCPPDIYLLDGSPCANGRGYCQDGACPTLEQQCQQLWGPGSHPAPEACFQVVNSAGDAHGNCGQDSEGRFLPCAQKDAQCGKLQCQGGDPSPRVPHIVPMDSMVPLEGGEVACRGAFALPETQLDLLDLGLVEAGTQCGPRMVCQDRHCQNATFQELEGCLIACHNRGVCNSNHNCHCAPGWAPPFCDKPGFGGSVDSGPVQPEKKDAFLLAMLLSFLLPLLPGAGLAWCYYRLPGFHLQQCPWDCRRNLRCSWPKDGPCKDNPLDSVYPMELGPTAIGESQALDPVNPARAQQPL